Proteins co-encoded in one Chitinophagales bacterium genomic window:
- a CDS encoding 30S ribosomal protein THX: MGKGDIRSKKGKIARGSFGNIRPKKKTKVYQPKEAKPETTVEAEEEKES, translated from the coding sequence ATGGGCAAAGGAGATATTCGTTCAAAAAAAGGTAAGATTGCAAGAGGTTCTTTTGGTAATATCAGACCTAAGAAAAAAACCAAAGTCTATCAGCCAAAAGAAGCTAAACCTGAAACTACGGTAGAAGCGGAGGAAGAAAAAGAATCGTAA
- a CDS encoding alpha/beta fold hydrolase, which translates to MSSNKTPVAPTLLPLDLADGSQTAVSIFTSNCATPNAPVILIFPAMGVRAAYYYALAQAIADKGYHVITADLRGLGHSSVRASRHNDFGYYDILTFDLPAIVAAAQEHFVKHPIYLMGHSLGGHFSVLYAALHSHSKQLNGLIFVAAGYPYYKSWGKRRAPLMWLTTQGFYALSKIIGYFPGKFIGFGGREARTLMRDWSYLARTGNFKLTNSEHDFEALITTIELPVLSISLEGDNFAPPAAVEGFNAKFKKAALTHLHLIPKTGENFNHFSWVKKNTAVVDSIVNWMLK; encoded by the coding sequence ATGTCTTCAAACAAAACACCCGTCGCCCCCACATTGCTACCCCTTGATTTAGCAGATGGCAGTCAAACAGCAGTGAGTATTTTCACTTCAAATTGTGCCACCCCCAATGCGCCAGTCATCCTTATTTTCCCTGCAATGGGGGTTCGAGCAGCTTATTATTATGCACTTGCTCAAGCCATTGCAGATAAAGGTTATCATGTAATCACTGCTGACCTTCGAGGACTCGGACACTCTTCGGTGAGGGCTTCCCGACACAACGATTTTGGATATTATGACATACTTACTTTTGACTTACCTGCCATTGTAGCAGCAGCCCAAGAACATTTTGTCAAACATCCCATTTATTTGATGGGACACAGTTTGGGTGGTCATTTTTCGGTTTTATACGCAGCTTTACACTCGCACTCCAAACAATTGAACGGATTGATATTTGTGGCAGCAGGTTATCCATATTACAAAAGTTGGGGCAAAAGACGTGCGCCTTTGATGTGGCTGACTACACAGGGCTTTTATGCACTTAGTAAAATCATAGGTTACTTCCCTGGCAAGTTCATTGGTTTTGGAGGTAGAGAAGCCCGAACATTGATGCGGGATTGGAGTTATTTGGCACGGACAGGGAATTTTAAACTCACAAACTCCGAGCATGATTTTGAAGCACTTATAACAACTATAGAATTACCCGTTTTATCTATTTCGTTAGAAGGAGATAATTTTGCCCCTCCAGCAGCAGTTGAAGGCTTCAATGCAAAATTCAAGAAAGCAGCTTTAACCCATCTACATTTGATTCCCAAAACGGGAGAAAACTTCAATCATTTTTCTTGGGTTAAAAAAAATACCGCAGTCGTGGATAGTATCGTCAATTGGATGCTAAAGTGA
- the miaA gene encoding tRNA (adenosine(37)-N6)-dimethylallyltransferase MiaA, giving the protein MQKHLLVVAGPTAVGKTCLSIKLAQRLDTSILSCDSRQFFKEMNVGTAKPCMRELSAVPHLFINHLSITDNYTVGDYEKDALKVLQDLFEQKKVVLMTGGSGLYVKAVCNGLDNFPAIAKEIRADIIAKFEQNGLSFLQELLKRLDPQYYAEVDLNNPQRLIRALEICVGTGKSYSSFRTSPRANRPFNIIKVGLRLDRCELYERINQRVDAMMKDGLLEEAKKLYPFRHLNALQTVGYKELFEYFDGLHDLEKAVELIKRNTRRYAKRQMTWFCKDPNISWFHPLDVGNILTFVSERIGMEK; this is encoded by the coding sequence ATGCAAAAGCATTTACTTGTTGTTGCAGGTCCTACTGCAGTCGGAAAAACCTGTTTGTCTATCAAATTGGCACAGCGTCTGGATACATCTATCCTTTCCTGCGATAGCCGTCAGTTTTTCAAGGAGATGAATGTTGGCACTGCAAAGCCTTGCATGCGAGAGTTATCAGCAGTTCCTCATTTATTTATCAACCATCTTTCAATCACAGATAATTATACGGTTGGAGATTATGAAAAAGATGCGCTCAAAGTTTTGCAGGATTTATTTGAGCAAAAAAAAGTAGTGCTAATGACAGGTGGTTCGGGCTTGTATGTGAAAGCTGTTTGTAATGGTTTGGACAATTTTCCTGCAATTGCGAAAGAGATCCGAGCCGATATTATTGCCAAATTTGAACAAAATGGACTGTCTTTTTTACAAGAACTCCTCAAGCGTCTTGACCCTCAATATTACGCAGAAGTAGATTTAAACAATCCACAGAGATTGATTCGTGCCTTAGAAATTTGTGTGGGAACAGGTAAATCCTATTCTTCTTTCCGCACAAGTCCGAGGGCAAACCGTCCTTTCAATATTATCAAAGTCGGCTTGAGGTTAGATAGGTGCGAATTGTATGAGCGTATCAATCAACGTGTGGATGCAATGATGAAAGATGGACTATTGGAAGAGGCCAAAAAGTTGTATCCTTTTCGGCATCTAAATGCACTGCAAACGGTTGGTTACAAAGAACTTTTTGAGTATTTTGATGGACTCCATGACCTCGAAAAAGCCGTTGAGTTGATTAAGCGCAATACCCGCCGATATGCCAAACGCCAAATGACTTGGTTTTGCAAAGACCCGAACATTTCATGGTTTCATCCGTTAGACGTGGGCAATATTCTTACCTTTGTCAGCGAACGCATAGGTATGGAAAAATAG
- a CDS encoding response regulator transcription factor has protein sequence MVSVLLADAQYLIRMGLKNVIANRTDIEVVAEAATKEAMLSELSQHQPNVLIMDYHDSDAFSYEDIFLIRKTAPNTKVLIISSDNDKNTIFKVMETGINGFLTKFCDRAEIISAIYATAKGERFFCNKIVNLLLEKHIRQSDAENCSPASLTVRETEIVQLIAEGIATKEISERLHLSTHTIYTHRRNIMKKLGVNSASELILYAIKTGIVQTT, from the coding sequence ATGGTAAGCGTATTGTTAGCCGATGCCCAATACTTAATACGGATGGGACTTAAAAATGTGATTGCGAATAGAACTGACATTGAAGTAGTTGCTGAAGCTGCTACAAAAGAAGCAATGCTGTCAGAACTATCACAACATCAACCCAATGTACTTATTATGGACTACCACGATTCAGACGCTTTCAGCTATGAAGACATTTTTTTGATTCGCAAAACAGCTCCCAATACAAAAGTGTTGATTATATCTTCAGACAATGATAAAAACACGATTTTCAAGGTAATGGAAACAGGCATCAATGGTTTCTTGACCAAATTTTGTGACCGAGCCGAAATCATCAGTGCTATCTATGCTACTGCAAAAGGGGAACGTTTTTTCTGCAATAAAATCGTCAACCTCCTCCTCGAAAAACACATCCGCCAATCAGATGCAGAAAATTGCAGCCCTGCAAGCCTAACTGTTCGAGAAACAGAAATCGTACAACTCATTGCAGAAGGCATTGCTACCAAAGAGATTAGTGAGCGTCTTCACCTCAGTACCCATACGATTTATACCCATCGTCGCAACATTATGAAAAAATTGGGAGTCAACTCCGCTTCCGAGCTAATTCTGTACGCCATCAAAACAGGAATTGTTCAGACGACTTAG
- a CDS encoding choice-of-anchor B family protein, with protein sequence MKNNPSNTKTDILKWFFTILFLWSMSISMFAQVSLNMELQSNWDDNTITNISGVVFNDIWGYVDESGREYAIIGSTQYTHFIDVTNPKNPIEVQRIAGNSNSLWRDIKTYSHYAYSVADQGAATLQIFDLSDLPNSVTKVYDSNEFFAQSHNIFIDEPNARLYSVGTDVDDVVILDLSTSPESPTLLKNIDLGEGYIHDMYVRDNVGYASHIYSSKLFVYDFSDVDNPLILGSLTSYSNKGLNHSNWVSENGNILVLADETKDKAVKIIDVSDLSDIKEISVFKSTLEGPTHTNSIAHNPFIYGNDYVFVSYYHDGVQLFDISDPENPFQAAYFDTFSTNTNYNGSKGCWGVYPYLPSGNIIASDMANGLFVVRTTFPLQDCEEDIEIKGTYSHEWSFSANSSIVSDAIIADGGKMTFRATDKIVLQPGFVSENGSLLQTDLSDACNEVVIANPLDANEESATKTIEENAENVVFQVQVYPNPFQETAYIEYVIPEANTKVLLEIYDVSGKKVQTLVRTNRHKSGEFKMILDGKNLVNGLYYCAFRAGNYTISKKLIKN encoded by the coding sequence ATGAAAAACAATCCATCAAATACCAAAACCGACATTTTGAAGTGGTTTTTTACTATCCTATTTCTTTGGAGTATGTCCATTTCAATGTTTGCACAAGTTTCACTCAATATGGAATTGCAGTCCAATTGGGATGACAATACCATTACGAATATTTCAGGGGTGGTTTTCAATGATATATGGGGATACGTGGATGAGAGCGGGAGGGAATATGCAATTATTGGTTCTACTCAATATACGCATTTTATAGATGTAACCAATCCGAAAAACCCTATTGAAGTACAGCGTATTGCAGGAAATAGCAATTCTCTATGGCGAGACATCAAGACTTATAGTCATTATGCTTATAGTGTTGCGGATCAGGGAGCTGCGACTTTGCAGATTTTTGACCTTTCTGATTTACCCAATTCGGTGACGAAAGTGTATGATAGCAATGAATTTTTTGCCCAGAGTCACAATATTTTTATTGATGAACCCAATGCTCGCCTTTATTCCGTTGGCACAGATGTAGATGATGTTGTAATTTTGGATTTGTCAACTTCACCAGAGAGTCCGACCTTGCTAAAAAACATAGATTTGGGAGAAGGTTACATACACGATATGTATGTGCGTGATAATGTTGGTTATGCTTCTCATATTTATAGCAGCAAATTGTTTGTATATGATTTTTCGGATGTTGACAATCCTTTGATATTAGGTTCATTGACAAGTTATTCCAATAAAGGTTTGAATCACAGCAATTGGGTATCGGAGAATGGCAATATCTTGGTGTTGGCAGATGAAACCAAAGACAAAGCGGTCAAAATAATTGACGTGTCAGATTTGTCGGATATAAAAGAAATAAGTGTCTTCAAATCAACATTGGAGGGACCTACTCATACCAATAGCATTGCCCACAACCCTTTTATTTATGGCAATGATTATGTGTTTGTTTCCTACTACCACGATGGAGTTCAATTGTTTGACATTTCAGACCCAGAAAACCCATTTCAAGCGGCTTATTTTGATACTTTTTCTACAAATACAAACTACAATGGCTCTAAAGGTTGTTGGGGAGTGTATCCGTATTTGCCATCGGGCAATATTATTGCTTCGGATATGGCAAATGGTTTGTTTGTCGTTCGCACCACTTTTCCATTGCAGGACTGCGAGGAAGATATAGAGATTAAGGGAACTTACAGCCATGAATGGTCGTTTTCAGCCAATTCAAGCATTGTTTCTGATGCAATTATTGCAGATGGAGGAAAAATGACTTTTCGGGCAACGGATAAAATCGTATTGCAGCCAGGTTTTGTGAGTGAGAATGGGAGCCTACTGCAAACAGATTTATCGGATGCCTGCAATGAAGTTGTGATTGCAAATCCTTTGGATGCGAATGAGGAATCTGCTACCAAAACGATTGAAGAAAATGCAGAGAATGTTGTTTTTCAGGTGCAGGTTTATCCAAATCCTTTTCAAGAAACTGCTTATATTGAGTATGTTATTCCAGAAGCGAATACAAAAGTGCTTTTAGAAATTTACGATGTGAGTGGAAAAAAAGTTCAGACTTTGGTGAGAACAAATAGGCACAAAAGTGGCGAATTTAAGATGATATTAGATGGCAAAAATTTAGTAAATGGGTTATATTATTGTGCTTTTCGTGCGGGAAATTATACAATAAGCAAGAAGTTGATAAAGAATTAG
- a CDS encoding IS4 family transposase: MVRTLNISFFSGFFIITAKRYNQQTYYEQAGESVRKWKGFTLKAADGSIAYLFNDKANKMEEYFGLHRGKVMARLMVCYDVLNELIVLGRMDKIKTSENAIVYDWLDTLQAEMSETERSLMLYDAKFAGFRMIYEHLERKLDFVMRSSPEFSIQIKRFVESGKKQQIIDMHPTTQAVKEMQELGYSINMDTRLKVRLVRIELADGKIEVLITSLLDKKKYPHSDFQPLYQLRWGSETCYDTLKNKLQIEVVSGHSPEAVLQDFHAALMLSNLQSVVEQECRKEVEQISGRRKYDYAVNENVAIGCMKHRVVQLFISEQPEEILDQLKVLFIKHTEPIRPDRSLPRIKKIQHLNGKYKTQKNYRRAI, from the coding sequence TTGGTTCGTACTTTAAACATAAGCTTTTTCAGTGGCTTTTTTATTATCACAGCAAAACGTTACAATCAGCAAACATACTATGAACAAGCAGGAGAGAGTGTACGCAAGTGGAAAGGCTTTACCCTGAAAGCTGCGGATGGTTCTATCGCTTATTTATTTAATGATAAGGCGAATAAAATGGAGGAATATTTTGGTTTACATAGAGGTAAGGTGATGGCACGTTTGATGGTTTGCTATGATGTTCTGAATGAATTGATTGTGTTGGGTAGAATGGATAAGATAAAGACCTCAGAAAATGCGATTGTCTATGACTGGTTAGATACCTTGCAGGCGGAAATGAGTGAGACCGAACGCTCTTTGATGTTGTACGATGCGAAATTTGCGGGTTTTCGTATGATTTATGAACATTTGGAGCGCAAGTTAGACTTTGTGATGCGCAGCAGCCCCGAGTTTAGCATTCAAATCAAGCGATTTGTAGAATCAGGTAAAAAACAACAAATCATTGATATGCACCCTACTACTCAGGCAGTCAAGGAAATGCAAGAATTAGGCTATTCAATAAATATGGACACACGTTTGAAAGTACGTTTGGTACGCATTGAATTAGCCGATGGGAAAATAGAAGTGCTTATCACCTCTTTGTTAGATAAAAAAAAGTACCCTCACTCGGATTTCCAACCCTTATATCAACTTCGATGGGGTAGTGAAACATGTTATGATACTTTGAAAAACAAGTTACAAATTGAGGTAGTCAGTGGACATTCTCCCGAAGCCGTTTTACAAGATTTTCATGCAGCCCTGATGTTATCCAATCTTCAAAGCGTTGTAGAACAAGAGTGTAGGAAAGAAGTAGAACAAATCAGTGGACGTAGAAAATACGATTATGCAGTTAATGAGAATGTCGCTATTGGGTGTATGAAACATCGAGTCGTACAATTATTTATCTCAGAACAACCAGAAGAAATTCTCGACCAACTCAAAGTTTTGTTTATAAAACACACTGAACCTATTCGTCCAGATAGGAGTTTGCCTAGAATCAAAAAAATACAGCATTTGAATGGTAAATATAAAACGCAGAAAAATTATCGAAGAGCTATTTGA
- a CDS encoding YbbR-like domain-containing protein — protein sequence MSWFSSEDRTTFFACLCISCMIWLLSALSENYKTEVKVDIEFTNFPEDKILVEPPDSILYLFVDASGSDLMRSIGFYRPKIKLDYQKLLNTNSLSTASFINQFEEQLSGLNIIDIKPDSIYLDLEQRLIKKVPIVLMEKIETAKRFEIAGQVTIEPDSVLIEGPESLVDTIRFMLTETLELKNVTQAGNGELKLQNNFPKNVQIAHKTVQYGFTVEEFTEKRLTIPITTENLKVNKPVVLYPRSVELQCLVPTSEYNEIDKTYFVVIADFTNVDLSVHKKVPLEVVEQPINAKFVRILTKQADFIVFDI from the coding sequence ATGTCTTGGTTTTCCAGTGAAGATAGAACTACTTTTTTTGCTTGTTTGTGCATTTCGTGCATGATATGGCTTTTGAGTGCACTATCCGAAAACTACAAGACGGAAGTGAAGGTAGATATAGAATTCACCAATTTTCCAGAAGACAAAATTTTGGTAGAACCACCGGATAGTATCTTGTATTTGTTTGTCGATGCCTCAGGTTCAGATTTGATGCGAAGCATTGGTTTTTATCGCCCAAAAATCAAATTGGATTACCAGAAACTCCTCAATACCAATTCGCTCAGTACGGCTTCCTTCATCAACCAATTTGAAGAACAGTTATCAGGTTTGAATATTATTGATATCAAACCTGATAGCATTTATCTTGATTTAGAGCAAAGATTGATCAAAAAAGTTCCCATCGTATTGATGGAAAAAATAGAAACTGCAAAGCGCTTTGAAATAGCGGGTCAAGTAACCATTGAGCCTGACAGCGTGTTGATTGAAGGGCCAGAATCTCTTGTAGATACCATACGATTCATGCTTACAGAAACATTGGAGTTGAAAAATGTCACGCAAGCAGGAAACGGGGAATTGAAGCTGCAAAATAATTTTCCTAAAAACGTTCAGATAGCCCACAAAACAGTTCAATACGGCTTTACGGTAGAAGAATTTACCGAAAAACGCTTGACCATTCCCATAACTACTGAAAATCTCAAGGTCAATAAACCCGTAGTGTTATATCCACGAAGTGTTGAACTTCAATGTCTTGTTCCAACAAGTGAGTACAACGAAATTGATAAAACCTATTTTGTAGTCATCGCTGATTTTACCAACGTAGATTTATCCGTCCACAAAAAAGTGCCTTTAGAAGTCGTTGAACAGCCTATCAACGCCAAATTTGTTCGCATACTCACCAAACAAGCAGATTTTATTGTATTTGATATTTGA
- a CDS encoding integrase core domain-containing protein: MLALELALKNRQFPKRSLIHHSDRGVQYCSFAYIEKLTENNIRISMTQSGSPYENAMAESINGTLKVDFDLAQIFDNYEHALQIVNQSIANYNTVRPHGSINYLTPQKAHLKTGELKNRWRKKQVVDKQENTKLT; this comes from the coding sequence TTGTTAGCTTTAGAACTCGCTCTAAAAAATCGCCAATTTCCAAAACGGTCTTTAATCCATCATTCTGATAGAGGTGTGCAGTATTGTAGTTTTGCATATATTGAAAAACTAACAGAAAATAATATTCGTATTAGTATGACTCAGAGCGGTTCTCCTTATGAAAATGCCATGGCAGAAAGTATCAATGGTACTTTGAAAGTAGATTTTGATTTAGCGCAAATTTTTGACAATTATGAACACGCATTACAAATTGTTAATCAATCTATTGCAAATTACAATACGGTCAGACCTCATGGAAGTATCAATTATTTGACACCCCAAAAAGCGCATTTGAAAACAGGGGAGTTAAAAAATAGATGGAGAAAGAAGCAAGTTGTTGATAAACAGGAAAATACAAAACTAACGTAA
- a CDS encoding alkaline phosphatase, whose protein sequence is MKKLFLLFLILVSCNASQQITTSAAKSYTEKADKDEKDAPKPKNIILMIGDGMGVSQITAAMYMNKNYLHLQRCPTVGLLKTHAADNIITDSAAGATAYACGVKTYNGAIGVDVNGKPLETLLEYAEKQGMATGLIATSTITHATPASFIAHQPSRDMYEAIAKDFLKTDVDLVIGGGRKHFEKRKDGLNLLDSLKENGYFVTGDFAKINKNIEKFYLFTAPEHPGMKSEGRNYLPQATALALDFLSRKSTDNKGFFLMIEGSQIDWGGHANDTQYVLDELLDFNQSIGQVLDFAERNGETLVIITADHETGGLSLAPPSHKEYKTKSDEERIAYNKRYYDALTMTADFNNDTMKNDTLFGMFSTGYHTAVMVPVFSFGVGSEGFGGVYENVGVFERVFGFWREE, encoded by the coding sequence ATGAAAAAACTATTTCTCCTATTTTTAATATTGGTCTCCTGCAATGCTTCTCAACAAATTACTACCTCAGCTGCAAAATCCTACACTGAAAAAGCTGACAAAGACGAAAAAGATGCCCCAAAACCTAAGAATATCATTTTGATGATAGGTGACGGTATGGGCGTGTCACAAATCACCGCTGCCATGTATATGAATAAAAACTACCTGCATCTCCAACGCTGCCCTACCGTTGGCTTACTCAAAACCCACGCTGCTGACAACATCATCACCGACTCTGCAGCAGGTGCGACTGCCTATGCTTGTGGAGTAAAAACCTATAATGGAGCTATTGGCGTAGATGTCAACGGCAAACCCCTCGAAACCTTGCTAGAATATGCTGAAAAGCAAGGCATGGCAACAGGTTTAATTGCCACAAGTACGATTACCCATGCTACTCCTGCTTCTTTCATTGCCCATCAACCGAGCCGAGATATGTATGAAGCCATCGCCAAAGATTTTTTGAAAACGGATGTGGATTTGGTGATTGGCGGCGGACGCAAACACTTTGAAAAACGCAAAGATGGCCTCAACTTATTGGACAGCCTTAAAGAAAATGGTTATTTCGTAACAGGTGACTTCGCCAAAATCAATAAGAACATCGAAAAATTCTACCTGTTCACCGCCCCCGAACATCCTGGAATGAAATCGGAGGGCCGCAATTACCTCCCACAAGCGACTGCCCTCGCCCTTGATTTTCTCTCCCGCAAATCAACTGACAACAAAGGTTTTTTTCTGATGATTGAAGGCTCACAGATTGACTGGGGTGGACACGCCAACGACACACAATATGTTCTGGATGAACTACTTGACTTCAATCAATCTATTGGTCAAGTGCTGGATTTTGCGGAAAGAAATGGGGAAACTTTGGTAATTATTACTGCTGATCACGAAACTGGAGGCTTGAGCCTTGCTCCTCCTTCTCATAAGGAGTATAAAACGAAATCGGATGAGGAACGCATTGCCTACAATAAACGCTATTATGATGCGCTGACGATGACTGCTGATTTTAACAATGATACGATGAAGAATGATACGCTTTTCGGGATGTTTTCAACGGGATATCATACAGCGGTGATGGTGCCTGTGTTTTCTTTTGGGGTTGGGAGTGAGGGGTTTGGGGGGGTGTATGAGAATGTTGGGGTTTTTGAGAGGGTTTTTGGGTTTTGGAGAGAAGAATAG
- a CDS encoding TIR domain-containing protein → MRTSIKVYIAYSDIDVAIRDSINSSLKALQRAGIIDKVWDHKLLQAGSNIKSKIINELTNADIILLLLSSDFFASDFCYETQLIKALELHKEESVRVIPILARDCAWNLTPLKNIAPIPKNNISIKSSDNEDKSYTEIAYELEKVVLDIKEKKKIELQKIEFNELIELAENKAALKAWNKAIELFNKALELHYNNWMPLPNTIRKKVALCENELLFEQKLSDGKKHFELQNYVVALEYLQSAYILKGLEEVKVLIEDCEKSLFQVQEDDFKNILHEGNSYFLKNDWARALEKYEEANERFRKGFNVNTDYLINKIHDCQTKIDFIFYITQAEDLYHKKDYENSLKLIDIAFGIRYPIIQKMAYNVRNHLDVMKKVKEATDIGDSFLKEKEWKSALKKYQSASLMFESNIIPLKKEIDKQIKIIKDEIQYSDYLKIANSAYHEKKFKTAIQHASLALKINPLSKEGRMILEQANAQQNQYYSHIEWKPFQSEGKFGFKTENEEIIIEPKFELIYPFFNQFAIVKENKEYKYVSKDTTVKNISLDIINSIKAHKSAVRSLVLSEKGEYFITGSTDGSAKLWNTKGYFLEEYTGSGSIFGACISPHNQFVVTASDDCIARIWKLHSDKELIKELIGHSDKILSVSFSPNGKYIVTASADNTAKIWSNVGEEIATLRGHTSRILCVVFSPNSQYIATGSADKSVKIWHPDGSFFDSIEVHSKPVRCICFNSRSTQLVSVSQDRKLVVWDIKERICVSSFIAHSSTIWSVSISSNDQFLLTASSDQTIKIWDFNKRLIKQIKTNKGTIYSAKFSIDNRLIFIGYQDGTVDIRKYLH, encoded by the coding sequence ATGAGAACAAGTATTAAAGTCTATATTGCTTATTCTGATATTGATGTAGCTATAAGGGATAGTATAAATAGTAGCCTAAAGGCACTACAACGTGCTGGAATTATTGATAAGGTATGGGATCATAAACTTTTACAGGCAGGTTCAAATATCAAAAGTAAAATTATTAATGAATTAACAAATGCTGATATTATACTATTGCTTCTTAGTAGCGATTTTTTTGCGTCTGACTTTTGCTATGAAACACAATTAATTAAGGCATTAGAATTGCATAAAGAGGAAAGCGTAAGAGTGATTCCTATTTTGGCTAGAGATTGTGCTTGGAATCTAACTCCTTTAAAAAATATTGCACCTATACCTAAAAATAATATATCAATAAAAAGCTCGGATAATGAAGATAAATCTTACACAGAAATTGCTTATGAACTGGAAAAAGTGGTTTTAGACATTAAAGAGAAAAAAAAAATAGAATTACAAAAAATAGAATTTAATGAGTTAATAGAGTTGGCAGAAAACAAAGCTGCTTTGAAAGCTTGGAATAAAGCAATTGAGTTATTCAATAAAGCTTTGGAATTACACTATAATAACTGGATGCCATTGCCTAATACCATTAGGAAAAAGGTTGCATTATGTGAAAATGAACTTTTATTTGAGCAGAAATTATCTGATGGAAAGAAACATTTTGAACTTCAAAATTATGTAGTAGCATTAGAGTATTTACAAAGTGCATATATTTTAAAAGGATTAGAAGAAGTAAAAGTTCTTATAGAGGATTGTGAGAAGTCTCTTTTTCAGGTACAGGAAGATGATTTTAAAAATATTTTGCATGAAGGGAATTCATATTTTTTAAAGAATGATTGGGCGAGAGCTTTAGAAAAATATGAAGAAGCTAATGAACGTTTCAGAAAAGGGTTTAATGTAAATACTGATTACTTAATTAATAAAATACATGATTGTCAAACGAAAATAGATTTCATATTTTATATTACTCAAGCGGAAGATTTGTATCATAAAAAAGATTACGAAAATTCCTTAAAATTGATTGATATTGCTTTTGGAATAAGATACCCTATAATACAAAAAATGGCTTATAATGTAAGAAACCACCTTGATGTAATGAAAAAAGTTAAAGAAGCAACTGATATTGGTGATTCCTTTTTAAAAGAGAAAGAATGGAAATCAGCTTTGAAAAAATATCAATCAGCTTCTTTGATGTTTGAAAGTAATATAATTCCTCTTAAAAAAGAAATTGATAAACAAATTAAAATAATTAAGGATGAAATTCAGTATTCTGATTATTTGAAGATAGCTAATAGTGCTTATCACGAAAAAAAATTCAAAACAGCTATTCAACATGCTTCTCTTGCGCTTAAAATCAACCCTTTATCTAAAGAAGGACGAATGATTTTGGAACAGGCAAATGCTCAACAAAATCAATATTATAGTCATATAGAATGGAAGCCTTTTCAATCTGAAGGCAAATTTGGCTTTAAAACCGAGAATGAAGAAATTATAATTGAACCAAAATTTGAACTAATTTACCCATTTTTTAATCAATTTGCAATTGTAAAAGAAAATAAAGAATATAAATATGTATCTAAAGATACTACAGTTAAAAATATATCTTTAGATATTATTAATTCAATTAAGGCGCATAAATCTGCTGTTAGAAGCTTAGTTCTCAGTGAAAAAGGAGAGTATTTCATTACAGGTTCTACTGACGGAAGCGCAAAATTATGGAATACTAAGGGATACTTTTTAGAAGAATACACTGGTTCAGGTTCAATTTTTGGTGCTTGTATTTCGCCACATAATCAATTTGTTGTTACGGCATCTGATGACTGTATTGCAAGAATATGGAAACTTCATAGCGATAAGGAATTAATAAAAGAATTAATAGGACATTCTGATAAAATATTATCTGTTTCTTTTTCTCCAAATGGGAAATATATTGTAACTGCATCAGCTGACAATACTGCAAAAATATGGAGTAATGTTGGAGAAGAGATAGCAACACTCAGAGGCCATACATCTAGAATATTATGTGTAGTTTTTTCTCCAAATTCACAATATATCGCAACTGGTTCAGCTGATAAAAGTGTAAAAATATGGCATCCTGATGGCTCTTTTTTTGATAGTATTGAAGTACACAGTAAGCCTGTTAGATGTATATGTTTTAATTCTAGAAGTACTCAGTTGGTAAGTGTATCACAAGATAGAAAATTGGTAGTATGGGATATAAAAGAAAGAATTTGTGTTAGTAGTTTTATTGCTCATTCAAGTACAATATGGTCTGTTTCAATTAGTTCAAATGATCAATTTTTATTGACTGCTTCCTCAGACCAAACCATAAAAATATGGGATTTTAACAAAAGGTTAATTAAACAAATAAAAACTAATAAAGGAACTATTTACAGTGCCAAATTTTCTATTGATAACCGCCTTATTTTTATTGGTTATCAAGATGGAACAGTTGATATTAGAAAATACTTACACTAA